One region of Thermoanaerobaculia bacterium genomic DNA includes:
- a CDS encoding Na-K-Cl cotransporter — MTGIFHNLRNFFFPVEKGQKLGTFLGVFTPSILTILGVILYLRIGWVVGSTGLMPALLIVVIANSITLATALSVSAIATNMFVGAGGAYYIISRSLGLQIGGAIGFPLFLAQTFSVTLYAFGFAESLRILWPEIPLQPVAALTVLLVSFISGRGAGLALKLQIPIMILVVLSLLSLAGGLTGPVELKTGFFQGVPGSPSFWYVFAVFFPAVTGIMAGVSLSGDLKNPTRSIPRGALAAVLTGFIVYLIVPIILAVSADSTSLVKDPLIWMKVSAVPFLILPGLWGAILSSAIGSILGAPRTLEALADDGVLPHIIGKNSRFGGIGMAHIVSSVAALIGVAMGDLNAVAPVLTMFFLTTYGMVNLVAGLEQLSGAPSYRPTVRIPWIISLAGAAGCFWVMFLISSTACLIAILSEVGIYFILRKRALTASWGDLRHGAMISLARSTLLQLRRLPSAPRNWRPHILVFAGDINRRIDLVRFAAWLNQGRGILTVSRLIVGELEELASSIPDEMERTQQRLEEAGLTAFPEVEVVSSFEEGVISTIQAHGIAGISSNTIMFGWSEKRERLISHLRILRKASLLGKSTVICRIRPKEWSPRARRIDVWWGGLQNNGDMLLLFAYLLTVNAEWRSARIHVRSLASTAMMKEQTERTLKRMLKASRIEATVEVTQIREGDSVQAMIHRHSRDADVVFMGLREPGHDEVANYADRLINLVGDLPTVLLVRNASPFAGHLLGEPNTQES, encoded by the coding sequence ATGACCGGAATATTCCATAATCTGAGAAATTTTTTCTTCCCCGTAGAAAAGGGACAGAAACTGGGTACCTTTTTGGGTGTCTTCACACCCTCCATTCTGACCATTCTGGGGGTTATCCTCTATCTTCGTATTGGATGGGTGGTCGGTTCGACGGGCCTCATGCCCGCTCTGCTTATTGTCGTCATTGCCAATTCAATCACCCTCGCAACGGCGCTCTCCGTTTCCGCCATTGCAACCAATATGTTTGTGGGTGCGGGCGGGGCTTACTACATCATTTCCAGGAGCCTGGGTCTTCAGATCGGAGGTGCCATCGGATTCCCCCTCTTTCTGGCCCAGACTTTTTCGGTGACCCTGTATGCCTTCGGTTTCGCAGAAAGCCTTCGGATCCTCTGGCCGGAAATCCCCCTGCAGCCCGTCGCTGCCCTGACCGTCCTGCTTGTCTCCTTTATCTCCGGACGTGGTGCGGGACTGGCCCTTAAGCTCCAGATTCCGATCATGATCCTTGTTGTCCTCTCTCTCCTCTCTCTGGCAGGCGGACTGACGGGTCCCGTTGAACTTAAAACCGGTTTTTTTCAGGGAGTGCCTGGATCCCCATCCTTCTGGTACGTCTTTGCCGTGTTCTTCCCGGCCGTTACCGGCATTATGGCGGGGGTCAGCCTCTCGGGCGACCTGAAAAACCCGACCCGGAGCATTCCCCGCGGAGCCCTGGCGGCTGTTCTTACGGGATTCATCGTCTACCTGATTGTGCCGATCATCCTGGCTGTTTCTGCGGATTCCACATCCCTCGTAAAAGACCCTCTGATCTGGATGAAAGTTTCGGCGGTCCCGTTCCTGATCCTTCCCGGACTCTGGGGAGCTATCCTTTCTTCGGCCATCGGCAGCATTCTGGGAGCTCCTCGAACGCTTGAAGCTCTCGCGGATGACGGTGTACTTCCCCACATTATTGGAAAAAATTCTCGATTCGGGGGCATCGGAATGGCCCATATCGTATCGAGTGTGGCAGCCTTGATCGGAGTCGCCATGGGAGACCTGAATGCGGTGGCTCCAGTCTTGACCATGTTTTTCCTCACAACCTACGGGATGGTGAATCTGGTCGCAGGCCTGGAACAGCTCAGCGGCGCACCCTCGTACCGGCCAACGGTACGGATCCCGTGGATTATATCCCTGGCCGGCGCAGCCGGGTGCTTCTGGGTGATGTTTTTGATTTCCAGTACCGCATGCCTGATTGCGATTCTTTCAGAAGTCGGAATCTATTTTATTCTTCGAAAAAGAGCCCTTACCGCATCCTGGGGAGATCTTCGCCATGGAGCCATGATCTCCCTCGCACGATCGACTCTCCTTCAGCTTCGACGTCTTCCTTCGGCGCCACGCAACTGGAGACCCCACATTCTCGTCTTCGCAGGCGATATCAATCGGAGAATCGACCTTGTACGTTTTGCCGCATGGCTCAACCAGGGTCGCGGTATTCTCACCGTGAGCCGCTTGATCGTGGGCGAGCTGGAAGAGCTGGCCTCTTCCATTCCGGATGAAATGGAACGGACACAACAAAGGCTGGAAGAGGCAGGATTAACAGCCTTTCCCGAAGTGGAAGTCGTCTCCTCTTTTGAGGAGGGTGTCATATCCACGATTCAGGCTCATGGAATCGCGGGGATTTCATCCAATACGATCATGTTCGGCTGGAGTGAAAAGCGGGAACGGCTGATCAGCCATCTGCGCATTCTCAGAAAAGCCAGTCTGCTGGGTAAATCAACGGTAATTTGCAGGATTCGTCCCAAGGAGTGGTCCCCCAGGGCCCGCAGGATCGACGTCTGGTGGGGTGGCCTGCAGAATAACGGGGATATGCTCCTCCTTTTCGCCTACCTTCTTACCGTGAACGCGGAATGGCGAAGTGCCAGAATACATGTCCGAAGCCTGGCATCTACAGCCATGATGAAAGAACAGACAGAGCGCACTCTCAAACGAATGCTGAAAGCGAGCCGAATTGAAGCGACCGTGGAGGTCACGCAAATCAGGGAAGGCGACTCAGTACAAGCAATGATCCACCGTCACTCCAGGGATGCCGATGTCGTCTTCATGGGACTTAGAGAACCCGGACACGACGAAGTTGCCAACTATGCAGATCGGTTAATTAATCTGGTGGGAGATCTGCCCACTGTTTTGCTTGTGCGGAACGCCAGCCCCTTTGCGGGTCACCTCCTTGGTGAACCAAACACACAGGAAAGTTGA
- a CDS encoding nitroreductase family protein, protein MQSIEWIFSRRSIRHFKPEVIDDKILTLLVKCAMYAPSAGNQRPWCYLVITDRALLDQIPLVHPYAAMLKEASAAILVCGDPERQKHSGYWVQDCSAATQNILLGAHSLGLGSVWLGVHPRTEREEALRKLFSIPEPIIPFSLVALGYPATSPENPDRYEGDRIRHNQWKSLWQLAPD, encoded by the coding sequence ATGCAATCTATTGAATGGATCTTCTCGCGAAGAAGCATTCGCCATTTTAAACCAGAAGTTATTGACGACAAGATTCTGACCTTACTCGTGAAGTGTGCCATGTACGCACCCTCCGCAGGGAATCAAAGACCCTGGTGCTATCTTGTCATTACCGATCGTGCCCTTCTCGACCAGATACCATTGGTTCACCCCTATGCCGCCATGTTGAAGGAGGCTTCCGCGGCAATTCTAGTTTGTGGCGATCCGGAAAGACAAAAGCATAGCGGGTACTGGGTCCAGGACTGTTCAGCGGCAACACAAAATATTTTATTGGGCGCACATTCGCTCGGTCTTGGTTCTGTCTGGCTCGGTGTCCACCCCAGAACAGAACGGGAGGAAGCCCTGCGTAAGCTTTTTTCGATTCCCGAACCCATCATTCCCTTTTCCCTGGTTGCCCTGGGATACCCGGCCACCTCGCCTGAAAACCCTGATCGATATGAAGGGGACAGGATTCGACATAACCAATGGAAATCACTATGGCAACTTGCTCCGGATTAG
- a CDS encoding nuclear transport factor 2 family protein has product MTDQKKSESDKRAIFDHIDSIFRAFADKDKEALIQTHMENWQGFTVRSRTVVRDRVQYLEEIGNFLEHQHWLSYEILEEQTTFHGDTAIVTYIAAITGEDSHHAPFESKLRIMDIYVKTSGKWNLAASSVSLHPDAIDRHLTAAIRARQNN; this is encoded by the coding sequence ATGACCGATCAAAAAAAGAGCGAGAGCGACAAGCGGGCAATCTTCGACCACATTGATTCGATTTTCAGGGCCTTTGCCGACAAAGACAAGGAAGCCCTGATCCAGACACACATGGAGAACTGGCAGGGATTTACCGTACGCTCCAGGACGGTTGTCCGGGACCGGGTCCAGTACCTCGAAGAAATCGGAAATTTCCTGGAGCATCAGCACTGGCTTTCGTATGAAATTCTTGAAGAACAGACTACATTTCATGGTGACACGGCCATCGTCACCTACATTGCCGCCATTACAGGGGAAGATTCTCACCATGCCCCCTTTGAAAGCAAACTCCGGATTATGGATATATACGTTAAAACATCGGGTAAATGGAACCTGGCCGCATCCAGCGTCAGTCTTCACCCCGATGCCATTGACCGCCATCTGACGGCCGCCATCCGGGCCCGTCAAAATAATTAA
- a CDS encoding carboxyl transferase domain-containing protein, translated as MSKPKTPSKLQSYREQRAIVEAGGGKKKIDSQHTRGKMTARERLQSLYDPDCFVENKTFIRHRCHQFGMDKVEIPADGVVTGGGLVNGRLVYAFSQDFTCSGGAVGEMHAQKIVTIMMDALKCGAPVVGFNDSGGARIQEGVDSLSGYGKIFYANTLLSGVVPQISIIAGPCAGGAAYSPALTDFIIMVKGISQMFIAGPSVIKAATGETVSPEELGGAMTHATTSGNIHFVAENDLDAIQIAKRLLSFLPSNNLQDPPSIPIEDLVVEPDDAMNDLVPDDPRAPYDMHTVISHLVDRGDFLEIQREFAPNLIIGLARMGGLTVGLIANQPMHLAGVLDINASDKGARFIRFCNAFNIPIINLVDVPGFLPGVDQEYGGIIRHGAKLLFSYSHATIPKLTIILRKAYGGAYLAMCSKDLGADRVYAWPTAEIAVMGAEGAAAVVFRHEIEASSDPDTCLKDKIEEYRREFANPYAAAGRGCLDNIIEPAETRRLIIMALTALKAKRESRPPKKHGNIPL; from the coding sequence ATGAGTAAACCTAAAACTCCATCGAAGCTCCAGTCGTACCGCGAACAACGCGCAATCGTGGAAGCCGGGGGAGGCAAAAAGAAGATCGACTCCCAGCATACACGCGGGAAAATGACGGCACGAGAGCGATTACAATCCCTCTATGATCCGGATTGTTTCGTGGAGAATAAGACTTTCATCCGTCATCGATGCCACCAGTTCGGCATGGATAAGGTTGAAATTCCTGCGGATGGCGTGGTCACCGGCGGCGGCCTTGTCAATGGTCGCCTGGTATATGCCTTCAGTCAGGATTTCACATGCAGCGGCGGAGCCGTGGGCGAAATGCACGCTCAGAAGATTGTCACCATCATGATGGATGCTCTTAAATGCGGCGCTCCCGTCGTTGGGTTCAATGACAGCGGTGGAGCAAGAATCCAGGAGGGAGTTGACTCTCTGAGCGGGTATGGAAAGATCTTCTATGCCAACACACTGCTCAGCGGCGTCGTTCCACAGATATCCATCATTGCAGGGCCCTGTGCCGGCGGTGCAGCATATAGTCCCGCCCTGACCGATTTTATTATCATGGTCAAAGGAATCAGTCAGATGTTTATTGCCGGGCCCAGCGTCATCAAGGCGGCTACCGGAGAGACCGTTTCACCGGAGGAGCTGGGTGGAGCCATGACTCACGCCACAACAAGCGGAAACATCCATTTTGTCGCAGAGAACGATCTGGATGCAATCCAGATCGCAAAACGCCTTCTTTCCTTCCTGCCTTCCAATAACCTCCAGGACCCACCCTCGATCCCGATCGAGGACCTTGTGGTTGAACCGGATGATGCCATGAATGACCTCGTACCGGATGATCCCAGGGCCCCGTACGATATGCATACCGTCATCTCTCACCTGGTGGATCGGGGGGACTTCCTGGAAATCCAGCGCGAGTTTGCTCCGAATTTAATTATTGGACTGGCCCGGATGGGAGGGCTCACGGTCGGCCTGATCGCCAATCAACCCATGCATCTTGCGGGAGTCCTGGACATCAACGCCAGCGACAAGGGAGCCCGTTTCATTCGATTTTGCAATGCCTTTAACATTCCCATCATTAACCTTGTCGACGTTCCGGGTTTTCTTCCCGGTGTGGATCAGGAATACGGCGGAATTATTCGCCACGGGGCCAAACTTCTTTTCAGCTACTCCCATGCAACCATACCCAAACTCACCATTATCCTGAGAAAGGCCTATGGTGGTGCCTATCTGGCCATGTGCAGCAAAGATCTGGGTGCCGATAGAGTCTACGCATGGCCGACAGCGGAAATAGCCGTTATGGGAGCGGAAGGAGCGGCAGCCGTGGTATTCCGCCATGAAATCGAAGCTTCGAGCGATCCGGACACCTGCCTGAAGGATAAGATCGAGGAGTATAGAAGAGAGTTTGCAAACCCCTATGCCGCTGCCGGAAGGGGCTGTCTGGACAACATTATTGAACCTGCGGAGACCCGTCGGCTGATTATCATGGCCCTGACCGCTTTAAAGGCCAAGAGGGAAAGTCGACCTCCCAAAAAACATGGCAATATCCCACTGTAA
- a CDS encoding OadG family protein — translation MTHPIFYALTLLVIGMGVVAASLSLILVTVWLIGKMDSLFAATKVKKKADEAVKEIPEHIHAVLVAAVATALDRPHIIHHIRMRPAGVQESWSQMGRLDIMRSHNPASTKP, via the coding sequence ATGACTCACCCAATCTTCTATGCCCTTACTCTTCTTGTTATAGGAATGGGAGTCGTGGCGGCCTCCCTTTCTTTGATTCTTGTTACCGTCTGGCTGATCGGAAAGATGGACTCTCTTTTTGCAGCAACCAAAGTGAAAAAAAAGGCGGACGAAGCCGTAAAAGAGATCCCGGAGCATATACATGCCGTGCTGGTGGCTGCCGTTGCCACAGCCCTCGACAGGCCCCACATCATCCACCACATTCGAATGAGACCGGCCGGCGTTCAGGAATCGTGGTCTCAGATGGGCCGACTCGACATTATGCGGAGCCATAATCCCGCTTCTACAAAACCGTGA
- a CDS encoding acetyl-CoA carboxylase biotin carboxyl carrier protein subunit (composes the biotin carboxyl carrier protein subunit of the acetyl-CoA carboxylase complex, the enzyme that catalyzes the carboxylation of acetyl-CoA to malonyl-CoA, which in turn controls the rate of fatty acid metabolism) — translation MKRLRITLDNKVYEVTVEILEDDETHYPGSPAAAQGWVPPTPAPSAPPPAPAPHRRPVPPSSSGDVLAPIVGTVRKILVETGSEVRENQPLMVLDAMKMDTYINAPHAGTIDQILCKIGDSVQAGQKVMSFQ, via the coding sequence GTGAAACGTCTCAGGATTACCCTTGATAATAAAGTCTATGAGGTTACCGTTGAGATCCTGGAGGATGATGAGACTCACTATCCTGGATCCCCGGCCGCTGCACAGGGCTGGGTCCCTCCCACCCCTGCTCCATCTGCGCCCCCCCCTGCTCCGGCACCCCACCGTCGCCCCGTTCCTCCCTCATCTTCAGGGGATGTCCTGGCTCCCATCGTAGGGACTGTGAGAAAGATTCTCGTGGAAACGGGGAGTGAGGTACGGGAAAATCAGCCACTCATGGTGCTGGATGCCATGAAAATGGACACGTACATCAACGCTCCCCACGCCGGGACCATCGATCAAATCCTCTGCAAGATTGGAGACAGCGTTCAGGCCGGCCAGAAGGTCATGAGCTTTCAATAG